From the Lolium rigidum isolate FL_2022 chromosome 2, APGP_CSIRO_Lrig_0.1, whole genome shotgun sequence genome, one window contains:
- the LOC124692098 gene encoding citrate synthase, glyoxysomal-like, translated as MDRADPARGRLAVLSSHLLGAGAEGADRAAVLERSPVSAAAPPATRPGVLAVVDSRTGKRYEVKVSEDGTVRATDFKKITTGKDDKGLKTYDPGYLNTAPVRSSICYIDGDEGILRYRGYPIEEVAESSSFVEVAYLLMYGNLPTQSQLAGWEFAISQHSAVPQGLLDIIQSMPHDAHPMGVLASAMSTLSVFHPDANPALRGQDLYKSKQVRDKQIVRVLGKAPVIAAAAYLRLAGRPVVLPSNNLSYSENFLYMLDSMGNKDYKPNPRLARVLDVLFILHAEHEMNCSTAAVRHLASSGVDVFTALSGAVGALYGPLHGGANEAVLKMLNEIGSVENIPDFIEGVKNRKRKMSGFGHRVYKNYDPRAKVIRKLAEEVFTIVGRDPLIEVAVALEKAALSDEYFIKRKLYPNVDFYSGLIYRAMGFPTEFFPVLFAIPRMAGWLAHWKESLDDPDNKIMRPQQVYTGVWLRHYTPVRERVPSSDSEQLGQIATSNATRRRRAGSAL; from the exons ATGGATCGCGCcgatcccgcgcgcggccgcctcGCGGTGCTCTCGTCCCACCTCCTCGGCGCCGGCGCGGAGGGCGCGGACCGCGCGGCCGTGCTGGAGAGGTCGCCGGTGTCGGCCGCCGCGCCCCCGGCGACCCGCCCCGGCGTGCTCGCCGTGGTGGACTCGAGGACGGGGAAGCGGTACGAGGTCAAGGTTTCCGAGGACGGCACCGtgcgcgccacggacttcaagaaG ATTACCACTGGAAAGGATGACAAGGGCCTTAAGACTTATGATCCTGGTTATCTCAACACtgccccggtgcgttcttccatcTGCTATATTGATGGGGACGAGGGAATTCTTCGCTACAGAGGCTATCCAATTGAGGAGGTGGCTGAAAGCAGCTCGTTTGTTGAGGTCGCCTACCTCTTAA TGTATGGGAATTTGCCCACCCAGAGTCAACTGGCAGGCTGGGAATTTGCAATTTCGCAGCACTCTGCTGTTCCTCAAGGACTCTTG GATATAATACAATCAATGCCTCATGATGCCCACCCCATGGGTGTCCTTGCCAGTGCAATGAGCACACTTTCAGTCTTCCATCCAGATGCAAACCCTGCTCTTAGA GGTCAAGATCTATACAAATCGAAGCAGGTTAGGGATAAGCAAATTGTACGAGTTCTTGGGAAG GCACCAGTAATAGCAGCTGCAGCCTACCTGAGATTAGCAGGAAGGCCTGTTGTCCTTCCTTCAAATAATCTCTCTTATTCAGAAAATTTCTTGTATATGCTGGACTCTAT GGGTAACAAAGATTATAAGCCAAATCCCAGACTTGCCCGGGTTTTGGACGTCCTTTTTATTCTTCATGCTGAACACGAAATGAACTGCTCAACAGCTGCTGTTAGGCACCTTGCATCAAG TGGTGTCGATGTCTTCACTGCTCTTTCTGGCGCTGTTGGAGCTCTATATGGTCCATTGCACGGTGGCGCAAACGAG GCGGTACTTAAAATGTTAAATGAGATTGGAAGTGTAGAGAATATTCCGGATTTCATTGAGGGAGTGAAGAACAG GAAGCGGAAAATGTCTGGTTTTGGGCACCGTGTGTATAAGAATTATGATCCTCGTGCTAAAGTCATCCGGAAGTTAGCGGAGGAGGTTTTCACGATTGTGGGACGGGATCCTCTTATCGAG GTAGCTGTTGCTTTGGAGAAGGCAGCACTGTCAGACGAGTATTTTATCAAGAGGAAGCTGTATCCAAATGTGGATTTTTATTCTGGCCTAATATATAG GGCAATGGGATTCCCTACTGAGTTTTTCCCTGTTCTGTTTGCAATTCCTCGCATGGCTGGTTGGTTAGCACATTGGAAGGAGTCACTTGATGACCCTGACAATAAAATTATGAGGCCCCAACAG GTATATACCGGTGTTTGGCTAAGGCATTACACCCCTGTGAGAGAACGGGTGCCATCAAGCGACAGTGAGCAGCTTGGGCAGATCGCTACATCAAACGCGACGAGGCGTCGGCGTGCTGGTTCTGCCCTGTAG
- the LOC124686921 gene encoding 60S ribosomal protein L6-like, whose product MAPPSKMALGIKRASRSNTYHRRGLWAIKAKNGGAFPKAEKPAAVAEPKFYPADDVKPRTVSTRKPKPTKLRSTITPGTVLIVLAGRRYMGKRVVFLKQLKSGLLLVTGPFKVNGVPIRRVNQSYVIATSTKVDISKVNVEKFDDKYFAREKKTRVKKTEGELFETDKEATKNLPDFKKDDQKAIDAELIKAIEAVPDLKNYLSARFSLRDGDKPHEMSF is encoded by the exons ATGGCGCCGCCGTCGAAGATGGCCCTGGGCATCAAGCGCGCGTCGCGGTCGAACACCTACCACCGCCGCGGGCTGTGGGCCATCAAGGCCAAGAACGGCGGCGCCTTCCCCAAGGCCGAGAAGCCAGCTGCCGTTGCCGAGCCCAAGTTCTACCCCGCCGACGACGTCAAGCCACGCACTGTCAGCACCCGGAAGCCCAAACCCACCAAGCTCAG GTCGACCATCACACCTGGTACGGTGCTGATCGTGCTCGCGGGGAGGAGGTACATGGGGAAACGCGTGGTGTTCCTCAAGCAGCTCAAGTCCGGCCTGCTGCTCGTCACCG GACCTTTCAAGGTCAACGGAGTGCCAATCCGCCGCGTGAACCAGTCTTACGTCATTGCCACATCCACAAAGGTGGACATCTCTAAGGTTAACGTGGAGAAGTTCGATGACAAGTACTTCGCTAGGGAGAAGAAGACTAGGGTGAAGAAGACTGAGGGAGAGCTATTCGAGACAGACAAGGAG GCAACAAAGAACCTGCCTGACTTCAAGAAGGATGACCAGAAAGCCATCGACGCTGAGTTGATCAAGGCTATCGAGGCTGTCCCTGACCTTAAGAACTACCTTAGTGCCCGGTTCTCCCTCAGGGATGGTGACAAGCCGCATGAGATGTCCTTCTAA
- the LOC124689976 gene encoding protein FLOWERING LOCUS T-like, with protein MSNDSLVTGRVIGEVLDPFRTTVDMTVLYDGRPIINGMEFRSQAVSGRPTVEIGGDDTSATYTLVMVDPDAPNPSNPTLREYLHWMVTDIPASTDDTYGREVVCYESPAPATGIHRMVLVLFRQLGRGTVFPPSMRHNFNTRSFARCYNLGAPVAAKYFNFQRQAGSGGRKFTGPYTSRRQ; from the exons ATGTCAAATGACTCCTTGGTTACCGGACGAGTGATAGGAGAAGTGTTAGACCCTTTCCGTACCACCGTTGATATGACTGTACTCTATGATGGTAGGCCGATCATCAATGGTATGGAGTTCCGCTCACAGGCAGTGTCGGGCAGGCCGACGGTCGAGATTGGAGGCGACGATACTAGCGCGACATATACCCTA GTCATGGTGGATCCAGATGCTCCAAACCCTAGCAATCCGACCTTGAGGGAATATCTGCACTG GATGGTAACCGATATCCCGGCATCAACAGACGACACATACG GCCGGGAGGTGGTGTGCTACGAGAGCCCGGCGCCGGCGACGGGGATCCACCGAATGGTGCTGGTGCTCTTCCGGCAGCTCGGCCGGGGCACGGTGTTCCCGCCGTCCATGCGCCACAACTTCAACACCCGCAGCTTCGCCCGCTGCTACAACCTCGGCGCGCCCGTCGCCGCCAAGTACTTCAACTTCCAGCGCCAGGCCGGCTCCGGCGGCCGGAAGTTCACCGGGCCCTACACGAGCCGCCGCCAGTAA